A single region of the Rathayibacter rathayi genome encodes:
- a CDS encoding DUF4129 domain-containing protein encodes MILAAVPLDPDADEARRLLLEELADPRYRAAEPTLFDRVVQAIRDWFASLTLQGDGSPVPVAAVIGVLVLVVLVVAALLIAGRPRAARRSAVTGAVLADDDTRSAATLRSLAEEAAARGDWDEALVERFRALVRSLDERTVLPVSPGTTAFGLSSRASAAFPSSATALRRTAEDFDRVRYLGQPSGRAEYERVAALDRELAAASPILDALGVTR; translated from the coding sequence GTGATCCTGGCCGCGGTCCCCCTCGACCCCGACGCGGACGAGGCTCGGCGGCTCCTCCTCGAGGAGCTCGCCGACCCGCGTTACCGGGCAGCCGAGCCGACGCTGTTCGACCGGGTGGTGCAGGCGATCCGCGACTGGTTCGCCTCGCTCACCCTGCAGGGCGACGGGTCGCCGGTGCCGGTCGCCGCGGTGATCGGCGTGCTGGTGCTGGTGGTGCTCGTGGTCGCGGCACTCCTGATCGCCGGGCGCCCGCGCGCCGCGCGCCGCAGCGCTGTCACCGGTGCGGTGCTCGCCGACGACGACACCCGCTCGGCCGCGACGCTCCGGTCGCTCGCCGAGGAGGCCGCCGCTCGCGGGGACTGGGATGAGGCACTGGTCGAACGTTTCCGCGCCCTGGTGCGGTCGCTCGACGAGCGGACGGTCCTGCCGGTCTCACCCGGCACCACCGCGTTCGGACTGTCCTCACGGGCCTCGGCCGCGTTCCCCTCCTCCGCCACCGCCCTGCGCCGCACGGCGGAGGACTTCGACCGTGTTCGCTACCTCGGGCAGCCGTCCGGGCGTGCCGAGTACGAGCGGGTCGCCGCTCTGGACCGCGAGCTCGCCGCTGCCTCGCCGATCCTGGACGCCCTCGGGGTGACCCGTTGA
- a CDS encoding DUF4350 domain-containing protein, giving the protein MSGNAVNGAPVSVDAVSTPTLGALLRRGRVWAVLLVIVGVGTLLLTVATGARVAAPDLDVDSATPDGARALAQVLRDQGVDVVRADDLGSALAALSPGATLLVDDPDVALDETQYRRLARASAALVLVTPGGAAIDALLPDVRFAGSPADDGLLRAECALSAAERAGSLPSGGTSFRILTGGAVGCFPSGDDGFLLVSSEFPQGAQVTAIGDADLLRNSTIAQEGRAALALGLLGGEDRLVWYRAQAADSASAVPSTADLAPRWVTPALLLLVAVFVASALWRGRRFGPLAVEPLPVIVHASESARGRARLYARGALRPRALDALRIGTLRRTATLLGLAPAAGVDEIVAVAAERLGRDPATLRRLLIDDLPSDDAALVTASDSLLRLESALRATLSPTPARRPEGPSR; this is encoded by the coding sequence TTGAGCGGCAACGCGGTGAACGGCGCCCCGGTGAGCGTTGACGCGGTGTCGACCCCGACCCTGGGCGCGCTGCTGCGCCGCGGTCGGGTCTGGGCGGTGCTGCTGGTGATCGTCGGAGTCGGCACGCTGCTGCTGACCGTCGCCACCGGTGCCCGCGTGGCCGCCCCGGACCTCGACGTCGACAGCGCCACTCCGGACGGCGCCCGCGCGCTCGCGCAGGTGCTGCGCGATCAGGGCGTGGACGTCGTGCGCGCCGACGACCTCGGCTCCGCCCTCGCCGCCCTCTCCCCTGGCGCGACCCTCCTCGTCGACGACCCGGACGTCGCCCTCGACGAGACCCAGTACCGCCGACTCGCCCGAGCCTCCGCTGCGCTGGTGCTGGTCACCCCCGGCGGAGCCGCAATCGACGCCCTGCTGCCGGATGTCCGCTTCGCCGGCTCACCCGCCGACGACGGACTGCTCCGCGCCGAGTGCGCGCTGTCCGCGGCCGAGCGCGCCGGCAGCCTCCCCTCCGGCGGGACCAGCTTCCGGATCCTCACAGGAGGCGCCGTCGGCTGCTTCCCCTCGGGCGACGACGGATTCCTCCTGGTGAGCAGCGAGTTCCCGCAGGGAGCACAGGTCACCGCGATCGGCGACGCCGACCTGCTCCGCAACTCCACCATCGCCCAGGAGGGCCGGGCCGCGCTCGCGCTCGGCCTACTCGGCGGCGAGGACCGGCTGGTCTGGTACCGCGCGCAGGCAGCGGATTCGGCGAGCGCCGTCCCCTCGACCGCCGACCTCGCGCCGCGCTGGGTGACTCCGGCCCTCCTGCTCCTGGTCGCTGTCTTCGTCGCCTCCGCGCTGTGGCGCGGGCGCCGTTTCGGCCCGCTCGCCGTCGAGCCGCTGCCGGTCATCGTCCACGCGAGCGAGAGCGCTCGGGGCCGTGCCCGGTTGTACGCCCGCGGAGCGCTGCGCCCCCGCGCCCTCGACGCTCTGCGCATCGGCACCCTCCGGCGCACAGCCACGCTCCTGGGCCTGGCTCCGGCGGCCGGAGTGGACGAGATCGTCGCGGTCGCTGCCGAGCGTCTCGGCCGCGACCCGGCCACACTGCGCCGGCTGCTCATCGACGATCTGCCGAGCGACGACGCCGCGCTCGTCACCGCCTCCGACAGTCTCCTGCGCTTGGAGAGCGCGCTGCGCGCCACCCTCTCCCCGACTCCCGCCCGACGACCGGAAGGCCCCTCCCGATGA
- a CDS encoding AAA family ATPase, protein MSDTTPSARQGAQVSDDDLRVELDHVRSEVGRAVVGQDGAVSGLLIALLAGGHVLLEGVPGVAKTLLVRALSVSLGLDTRRVQFTPDLMPGDITGSLVYDASTSDFAFREGPVFTNLLLADEINRTPPKTQAALLEAMEERQVSVDGRTLPLPDPFLVAATQNPVEYEGTYVLPEAQLDRFLLTLVLDIPPRDVEVEVLSRHAAGFDPRDLGAAGVRPVLDAARLRAAQASTRRVGANPDVLGYIVDLARATRESPSVKLGTSPRGSTALLAASRAWAWLNGYGSITPDHVQAMVLPVLRHRIQLEPEAELEGVRTEAVLGGILQQVRVPV, encoded by the coding sequence ATGAGCGATACCACCCCCTCCGCCCGGCAGGGAGCGCAGGTCTCCGACGACGACCTGCGCGTCGAACTCGACCATGTCCGCTCCGAGGTCGGCCGCGCGGTCGTCGGCCAGGACGGTGCCGTCTCCGGACTGCTGATCGCTCTGCTCGCGGGCGGCCATGTGCTGCTGGAAGGCGTCCCCGGAGTCGCGAAGACGCTCCTCGTGCGCGCCCTGTCGGTCTCGCTCGGGCTCGACACCCGGCGCGTGCAGTTCACCCCTGATCTGATGCCCGGCGACATCACCGGCTCGCTGGTCTACGACGCATCGACGTCCGACTTCGCCTTCCGCGAGGGCCCGGTCTTCACGAATCTCCTGCTGGCGGACGAGATCAACCGCACCCCGCCGAAGACCCAGGCCGCGCTCCTGGAGGCGATGGAGGAGCGGCAGGTGAGCGTCGACGGCCGCACCCTGCCGCTGCCGGACCCGTTCCTCGTTGCCGCGACCCAGAACCCGGTGGAGTACGAGGGGACCTACGTGCTCCCGGAGGCCCAGCTCGACCGGTTCCTGCTCACACTCGTGCTGGACATCCCACCGCGCGACGTCGAGGTGGAGGTCCTCTCGCGCCATGCCGCCGGATTCGATCCGCGCGACCTTGGCGCGGCGGGCGTGCGCCCCGTGCTCGACGCCGCCCGGCTCCGCGCCGCACAGGCCTCAACCCGCCGAGTCGGTGCCAACCCCGACGTCCTCGGCTACATCGTCGATCTCGCCCGCGCCACCCGGGAGAGCCCGAGCGTCAAGCTCGGCACCAGCCCCCGCGGCTCGACAGCCCTGCTGGCCGCGTCCCGCGCTTGGGCCTGGCTGAACGGCTACGGCTCGATCACCCCCGACCATGTGCAGGCGATGGTCCTGCCGGTGCTGCGCCACCGCATCCAGCTGGAGCCGGAGGCAGAACTCGAGGGTGTGCGCACCGAGGCGGTCCTGGGCGGGATCCTGCAGCAGGTCCGCGTCCCGGTCTGA
- a CDS encoding DUF58 domain-containing protein, translated as MHLTGRSVLVLLVGLMPVVLLGGRTEVAFAVLGLWLLVWAVLVGIDIAVAGSPRAVALERRAPERVRLGERAEATLLVTNTGSRRITGVLRDAWEPSAGALVTRSPVRLPSGERHAIVTVLEPRRRGERRALHVTIRSLGPLGLAGRQATRAAPTVVRVLPAFRSRRHLPSRLARLRELEGGTSVMIRGQGTEFDSLREYVRGDDVRSLDWRATARRREPVVRTWRPERDRRVIIVLDTGRTSAARIEDEPRLDTAIEASLLLAALAASAGDRVDVLAFDRARRARVHGATGSEVLTRVVDALAPVQPQLIETDWAAVPAQVRTLASQRSLVVLLTALDSVGSAEGLLAVLPQLTRVHTVVVACALDPDVQRMAADRSDLAAVYSAAAAERSLADVDRLSAAVRRLGGDVVLGSPSALPPALADRYLALKAAGRL; from the coding sequence GTGCACCTCACCGGACGCAGCGTCCTCGTCCTCCTCGTCGGCCTGATGCCGGTCGTCCTGCTCGGCGGCCGCACCGAGGTCGCCTTCGCCGTGCTCGGGCTCTGGCTCCTGGTCTGGGCGGTCCTCGTCGGCATCGACATCGCGGTCGCCGGCTCGCCGCGCGCCGTCGCGCTCGAGCGGCGGGCGCCGGAGCGGGTGCGGCTCGGCGAGCGGGCCGAGGCGACCCTCCTGGTCACGAACACGGGGTCCAGGAGGATCACGGGGGTCCTCCGCGACGCCTGGGAGCCCTCGGCCGGCGCTCTGGTCACACGGTCGCCCGTGCGTCTGCCCTCGGGCGAGCGCCACGCGATCGTCACCGTGCTGGAGCCGCGCCGCCGCGGCGAGCGCCGGGCGCTGCACGTCACGATCCGCTCCCTCGGGCCGCTCGGCCTGGCCGGGCGTCAGGCCACGCGGGCCGCGCCGACTGTCGTCCGGGTGCTCCCCGCCTTCCGCTCCCGCCGCCACCTGCCGTCGCGGCTGGCGCGGCTGCGGGAACTGGAGGGAGGTACCAGCGTGATGATCCGCGGGCAGGGGACAGAGTTCGACAGCCTGCGCGAGTACGTCCGGGGCGACGATGTCCGCTCGCTCGATTGGCGGGCGACCGCGCGTCGCCGCGAGCCGGTGGTGCGGACCTGGCGCCCCGAGCGCGACCGGCGCGTGATCATCGTGCTCGACACGGGCCGCACCTCCGCCGCCCGGATCGAGGACGAGCCGCGCCTGGACACGGCGATCGAAGCCTCCCTCCTGCTGGCCGCCCTGGCCGCCTCCGCCGGCGACCGGGTCGATGTACTGGCCTTCGACCGGGCCCGACGCGCTCGAGTCCACGGCGCCACCGGATCGGAGGTGCTGACCCGCGTGGTCGACGCCCTCGCCCCCGTGCAGCCCCAGCTGATCGAGACTGATTGGGCGGCCGTCCCCGCGCAGGTGCGCACCCTCGCCTCCCAGCGCTCCCTGGTGGTGCTGCTCACCGCGCTCGATTCGGTCGGCTCGGCGGAGGGGTTGCTCGCGGTACTTCCGCAGCTCACCCGAGTGCACACCGTCGTGGTCGCCTGCGCGCTCGATCCCGACGTGCAGCGGATGGCGGCCGACCGCAGCGACTTGGCCGCGGTCTACTCCGCAGCCGCGGCGGAACGCTCGCTGGCCGACGTGGACCGGCTCTCCGCGGCCGTCCGCCGCCTCGGCGGGGACGTGGTGCTCGGTAGCCCGTCCGCTCTGCCGCCGGCGCTCGCCGACCGCTACCTCGCGCTGAAGGCGGCCGGGCGGCTCTGA
- a CDS encoding stage II sporulation protein M — MDIDALSAARAAQWTRLDELSRRRRLSGAEADELIERYQAASADLAAISSTAGSTAVGTRLAVSLSRARGRLTGTRAEPLAAVSRFVVLSLPAALYRLRWLTLVVALATAVVATLYAVWILGDPRLLAALGDDEELRRFASGDFIDYYSENPAASFAGQVWTNNAWIAAQCVAFGIVGIFVPYILLQNAQNLGTSIAVMFHAGEGDTFFLYIAPHGQLELTAVFVAAAAGLRIFWAWIAPGARTRGQALAEDARSLFTVAIGLVFVLLVSGVIEGFVTPAPWPWWLKIGIGALALGAFLVYMIVVGGRATRAGETGDLDRFEAGSRSIAAS; from the coding sequence ATGGACATCGATGCTCTCTCGGCCGCGCGCGCTGCGCAATGGACCCGCCTGGACGAGCTCTCGCGCCGGCGCCGACTGAGCGGAGCCGAGGCGGACGAGCTGATCGAGCGCTACCAGGCCGCGTCCGCGGATCTCGCCGCGATCTCCTCCACCGCCGGTTCGACGGCCGTCGGCACGAGACTGGCCGTGTCGCTCTCGCGGGCTCGGGGGCGGCTGACCGGGACGCGCGCGGAGCCGCTCGCCGCTGTCTCCCGCTTCGTCGTGCTCTCCCTTCCGGCGGCGCTGTACCGGCTCCGCTGGCTGACGCTCGTGGTGGCCCTCGCGACCGCGGTCGTGGCGACGCTGTACGCGGTCTGGATCCTCGGCGACCCACGCCTGCTCGCCGCACTCGGCGATGACGAGGAGCTGCGGCGCTTCGCCAGCGGTGACTTCATCGACTACTACTCCGAGAATCCGGCTGCGTCGTTCGCCGGCCAGGTGTGGACCAACAATGCCTGGATCGCGGCACAGTGCGTGGCCTTCGGGATCGTCGGCATCTTCGTGCCGTACATCCTGCTGCAGAACGCGCAGAACCTCGGCACCTCGATCGCGGTGATGTTCCACGCGGGCGAGGGCGACACCTTCTTCCTCTACATCGCGCCGCACGGGCAGCTCGAGCTGACGGCCGTATTCGTCGCGGCGGCGGCGGGACTGCGCATCTTCTGGGCCTGGATCGCTCCGGGAGCGCGCACCCGAGGGCAAGCGCTCGCCGAGGACGCGCGCAGCCTGTTCACGGTGGCGATCGGCCTGGTCTTCGTGCTGCTGGTCTCTGGAGTGATCGAGGGCTTCGTCACTCCGGCGCCGTGGCCCTGGTGGCTCAAGATCGGGATCGGCGCGCTCGCACTGGGCGCTTTCCTGGTCTACATGATCGTCGTCGGCGGCCGGGCCACCCGAGCGGGCGAGACGGGTGACCTCGACCGCTTCGAGGCCGGATCGCGGAGCATCGCGGCCAGCTGA
- a CDS encoding RDD family protein codes for MEEQRTEFDDADLITGEAIALEVPVTSFVLRAAGAIIDLVAEVLLALGLFLVVIALSGDGGLDPAASGAVAIAALVVAVVIVPVTVETASRGRSLGKLAVGARVVRDDGGSIGFRHALVRGLTGVLEIVMTFGGLAAVVGLLSCRSRRLGDVLAGTHSQLERVPRAQPLVVEVPELLRDWAVTADTARLPDALARRLAQFLRQRHGMTEPSRSQLAAALADETAGHVSPLPAAPAEDFLLAVAALRRAREERALRLSDQRLERLAPVLSSTPRGFPERP; via the coding sequence GTGGAGGAGCAGCGCACCGAGTTCGACGACGCGGACCTGATCACGGGCGAGGCGATCGCGCTGGAGGTGCCGGTCACCTCCTTCGTCCTCCGTGCGGCCGGCGCGATCATCGACCTCGTCGCGGAGGTCCTGCTCGCGCTCGGCCTGTTCCTCGTGGTGATCGCTCTCTCCGGCGACGGCGGCCTGGACCCGGCCGCCTCGGGCGCCGTCGCGATCGCGGCCCTGGTCGTCGCCGTGGTGATCGTGCCCGTCACCGTCGAGACTGCCAGCCGCGGACGCTCGCTCGGCAAGCTGGCCGTCGGTGCCCGCGTGGTCCGCGACGACGGCGGGTCGATCGGCTTCCGGCACGCACTGGTGCGCGGTCTCACCGGCGTGCTCGAGATCGTGATGACCTTCGGCGGTCTGGCCGCCGTCGTCGGGCTGCTCTCCTGCCGCTCCCGGCGCCTGGGTGACGTCCTCGCCGGCACGCACAGCCAGCTCGAGCGCGTGCCCCGGGCGCAGCCGCTGGTCGTCGAGGTCCCGGAGCTGCTGAGGGACTGGGCGGTTACCGCCGACACCGCGCGCCTTCCCGACGCCCTGGCGCGCCGCCTGGCGCAATTCCTCCGTCAACGCCACGGAATGACCGAACCCTCACGCTCGCAGCTCGCCGCCGCGCTGGCCGACGAGACCGCGGGTCACGTCTCTCCGCTGCCCGCCGCGCCCGCCGAGGACTTCCTCCTCGCCGTCGCCGCGCTCCGCCGAGCCCGGGAGGAGCGGGCGCTGCGCCTCTCCGACCAGCGCCTCGAACGGCTAGCTCCGGTGCTCTCGAGCACCCCGCGCGGCTTCCCCGAACGGCCGTGA
- a CDS encoding DUF3499 family protein produces MTGRHCSRTGCRAEAVVTLTYDYRDSLVAVGPLSPAPDPHGYDLCAEHDRRLLVPRGWQIVRYGPTPR; encoded by the coding sequence ATGACCGGACGGCACTGCTCGCGGACGGGCTGCCGCGCGGAGGCCGTCGTCACGCTGACCTACGACTACCGCGACTCGCTGGTGGCGGTCGGACCCCTCAGCCCGGCGCCCGACCCGCACGGCTATGACCTCTGCGCGGAGCACGATCGGCGGCTCCTCGTCCCGCGCGGCTGGCAGATCGTTCGCTACGGCCCGACGCCCCGGTAG
- a CDS encoding metallopeptidase family protein: protein MPRARRSTARATSESRGGSRNRHGRGARGPITGPHLPPLQTRTDFFEATIGSVMDYLRGTWPEELAGVRVDVATTPDVDPDHLQGTGIARWRVDHAARRITLYRVPIERLAKLHRRDEWHQRMVIESYVFRAVAELLGRDPWDISPDRYRHP from the coding sequence ATGCCCCGCGCTCGTCGTTCCACCGCTCGCGCGACAAGCGAGTCGCGCGGCGGTTCCCGCAACCGGCACGGCCGTGGGGCGCGCGGCCCGATCACGGGGCCGCACCTGCCTCCGCTCCAGACGCGCACCGACTTCTTCGAGGCGACGATCGGCTCGGTCATGGACTACCTCCGCGGGACGTGGCCGGAGGAACTCGCTGGGGTCCGCGTCGATGTTGCCACGACTCCCGACGTCGACCCCGACCACCTCCAGGGCACCGGCATCGCGCGCTGGCGCGTCGACCATGCTGCGCGCCGCATCACGCTGTACCGCGTCCCGATCGAGCGCTTGGCGAAACTGCACCGGCGCGACGAGTGGCACCAGCGGATGGTGATCGAGAGTTACGTGTTCCGCGCCGTCGCCGAGCTGCTCGGCCGGGATCCGTGGGACATCTCCCCGGACCGCTACCGCCACCCCTGA
- a CDS encoding DUF5719 family protein, with the protein MPESSARRSRAERRADRDAAATPQRAPSAAHRRRTALRSAVGVAGIVIAAAAVTVPQLVSMPLASRAAEGVVVTPVAADGSLVCGGDLIDASEPEQLRALDGSTTALWPDGSTSGSSVLGENDIAAPGTGITGIRVPADSEPAPGGVSVQVIGTATLSGLSARACAEPSADSWLVAGSTDVGRTSVLILANPSAVAATVDLTLFGENGRIQATGATGIVVPAGAVRALPLAGLAPGVVQPVVHVTARGGEVAASMQSSAISGLTPEGVETTGPSAGPDTLAVIAGLEITAPPTQTASDDGSGGAGSPVLRILTPGDADSTVSVEVSNEDPSGSGTSTQVVVPAGLVGEVPLTGLADGSYRVVLRADQPIVAAGRTTSTGSAGTDFAWFASGSSTTTPFALANTGEGGARLHLVNGSDSIASVVISAASGSRTLELSPYGALATPLGTDSVVVTSTQPVQASVSIAGDGKIASYAVVPPGPLSSPVTVYSH; encoded by the coding sequence ATGCCCGAATCCTCCGCCCGCCGCTCCCGCGCCGAGCGCCGAGCCGACCGTGACGCCGCAGCGACTCCGCAGCGCGCCCCCTCGGCCGCGCACCGGCGCCGCACCGCCCTGCGCAGCGCCGTCGGAGTCGCCGGCATCGTCATCGCCGCGGCCGCCGTGACCGTTCCCCAGCTCGTCTCGATGCCCCTGGCCTCTCGCGCTGCCGAAGGGGTGGTCGTGACCCCGGTCGCCGCCGACGGGTCCCTCGTCTGCGGAGGCGACCTGATCGACGCGAGCGAGCCGGAGCAGCTGCGCGCCTTAGACGGCTCGACGACCGCGCTCTGGCCCGACGGTTCGACCTCCGGCTCGAGCGTTCTCGGCGAGAACGACATCGCCGCTCCGGGTACGGGCATCACCGGAATCCGGGTGCCCGCCGACTCCGAGCCCGCCCCCGGCGGGGTGAGCGTCCAGGTCATCGGCACCGCCACGCTCTCGGGGCTCTCGGCCCGAGCCTGCGCCGAACCCTCAGCCGATAGTTGGCTCGTCGCCGGCTCGACCGACGTCGGACGCACGTCCGTGCTGATCCTGGCCAACCCGAGCGCGGTCGCTGCGACCGTGGACCTCACCCTTTTCGGTGAGAACGGCAGGATCCAGGCCACCGGCGCCACGGGTATCGTCGTCCCGGCCGGGGCCGTCCGCGCCCTCCCGCTCGCAGGCCTCGCGCCCGGAGTCGTCCAGCCCGTGGTGCATGTGACCGCGCGCGGCGGCGAGGTCGCCGCCAGTATGCAGAGCAGCGCCATCTCCGGGCTCACCCCCGAGGGTGTCGAGACCACCGGCCCCTCGGCCGGCCCGGACACTCTCGCCGTGATCGCCGGACTCGAGATCACCGCACCCCCCACCCAGACCGCGAGCGACGACGGCAGCGGAGGAGCGGGTAGTCCGGTGTTGCGCATTCTCACCCCCGGCGACGCCGACAGCACGGTCTCGGTCGAGGTGAGCAACGAGGATCCCAGCGGGTCCGGCACTTCCACCCAGGTGGTCGTCCCGGCGGGCCTGGTCGGCGAGGTTCCGCTCACGGGCCTGGCGGACGGCTCCTACCGCGTCGTTCTGCGCGCCGACCAGCCGATCGTGGCGGCGGGGCGGACGACGTCGACCGGCTCCGCGGGTACCGACTTCGCCTGGTTCGCCTCCGGCTCCTCGACCACCACGCCGTTCGCTCTCGCGAACACGGGCGAGGGCGGCGCGCGTCTGCACCTCGTCAACGGCAGCGACTCGATCGCCTCGGTCGTGATCTCGGCGGCGAGCGGTTCGCGGACGCTGGAGCTCAGCCCATACGGGGCCCTCGCGACTCCGCTCGGTACGGACTCCGTCGTCGTCACCAGCACGCAGCCGGTGCAGGCGTCGGTCTCGATCGCGGGTGACGGGAAAATCGCGTCCTACGCGGTCGTGCCGCCGGGGCCGCTGTCGTCGCCGGTCACCGTGTATTCGCACTGA